The genomic DNA CGGGCGGCGAGCCCTCGTCCAGCCCGCGCGCGGCGTCGTACGTGAGCAGGCGCGCGGCCTGCGTGTCCGCGCGCATGTCGGCCAGCTTGTGCCGGATGGTCTGGAAGTCACTGATGGGCTGGTCGAACTGCTCGCGGTCGCCCGCGTACTCGGTGGCGAGGTCGAGCGCCGACTGGGCCAGCCCCACGGACTGTGCGGCGATACCGACCCGCCCGCCAGTGAGGATCTCCAGCGCCGCCGAGAGCCCGCGACCCTCCTCGGTGAGGCGGTTCTCCGCGGGGATGCGCGCGCCGTCGAAGGTGAGCGAGGTGGTGTCGCTCGCGCGCAGGCCCAGTTTCTCCTCCTTCTTCCCCACGGAGAGGCCGTCGACCTCCTTCGGGACGAGGAACTGCGTGACGCTCCCGGGGTCGTCGGGGTCGGTCTTCGCGAACAGGATGACCACCCCCGAGCGCTCGCCGTTCGTGATCCACTGCTTGTCGCCGTCGATGACGTACTCGTCGCCCTCGCGGCGCGCGACGGTCGACATCTCCACGGGATTCGACCCGGCGTGGGGCTCCGAGAGGGCGAACGCGCCGACGGGGTAGCCGTCGCGCATCTCCGGCAACCAGCGCTCCTGCTGTTCCTCGGTGCCGAACTTCGCGATACAGGAGGTGGCGAGGCTGTGGACGGACAGGGCGGTCGCGACGGCCAGCGTCCCGTACGCGACCTCCTCGTTGACGAGGGCGTACGTCAGGCCGTCGGCGTCGTAGCCACCGTACTCCTCGGGGACGGTCAGACTGGTCAGGTCCAGCTCGGCCAGGCCCTCCCACACGTCCTCGGGGAAC from Haloglomus litoreum includes the following:
- a CDS encoding acyl-CoA dehydrogenase family protein, which produces MDLTPEQQAVRDTVREFALEEIRPVAREADETETFPEDVWEGLAELDLTSLTVPEEYGGYDADGLTYALVNEEVAYGTLAVATALSVHSLATSCIAKFGTEEQQERWLPEMRDGYPVGAFALSEPHAGSNPVEMSTVARREGDEYVIDGDKQWITNGERSGVVILFAKTDPDDPGSVTQFLVPKEVDGLSVGKKEEKLGLRASDTTSLTFDGARIPAENRLTEEGRGLSAALEILTGGRVGIAAQSVGLAQSALDLATEYAGDREQFDQPISDFQTIRHKLADMRADTQAARLLTYDAARGLDEGSPPAEAASMAKLKASETAMDVTNEAVQIHGGYGYTTDFPVERLYRDAKITTIYEGTSEIQRTVIAREWLGER